One stretch of Arachis duranensis cultivar V14167 chromosome 1, aradu.V14167.gnm2.J7QH, whole genome shotgun sequence DNA includes these proteins:
- the LOC107465170 gene encoding protein DMP2-like, whose amino-acid sequence MACTAVGCLIKLLPTGTMFVFHFVNPILTNSGKCSSAANRVLSATLLAICAFFCFFSSFTDSYIDPTNKNRRRYGIVTAKGLWTLPLEKAEIKSVDLSRYRLRSVDFVHGALSMVVFAVLSLLDRNTLQCMYPGFKSTGNSMVQVIPLVIGVVAGSVFMVFPNTRHGIGYPKPDGDDHDSNIVPPQTPPPKCATSI is encoded by the coding sequence ATGGCATGCACAGCAGTTGGGTGCCTCATAAAGCTTCTCCCAACGGGGACAATGTTCGTCTTCCATTTCGTGAACCCCATCCTAACAAACTCCGGTAAGTGCAGCAGCGCCGCCAACAGGGTCCTATCCGCCACTCTTCTCGCGATCTGCGccttcttctgcttcttctcttccttcaCAGACAGTTACATCGATCCAACCAACAAAAACCGGAGGCGCTACGGAATCGTGACCGCCAAGGGACTCTGGACTCTTCCACTTGAGAAGGCCGAGATCAAAAGCGTTGACTTGTCACGTTACAGGCTGAGGTCTGTGGACTTTGTGCACGGGGCGTTGTCGATGGTGGTGTTCGCGGTGCTGAGCCTGCTTGACAGAAACACACTGCAGTGCATGTACCCTGGCTTTAAGTCGACGGGGAACAGCATGGTGCAGGTGATTCCGTTGGTGATTGGAGTGGTGGCCGGTTCGGTTTTCATGGTGTTCCCTAACACACGCCATGGAATCGGATACCCCAAGCCTGATGGTGATGATCATGATTCTAACATCGTCCCCCCACAAACCCCACCCCCTAAATGCGCTACTAGTATTTAG